One Xiphophorus hellerii strain 12219 chromosome 1, Xiphophorus_hellerii-4.1, whole genome shotgun sequence DNA segment encodes these proteins:
- the pcmtd2b gene encoding protein-L-isoaspartate O-methyltransferase domain-containing protein 2, with translation MGGAVSAGEDNDDLIDNLKEAYYIRTDLVERAFRAIDRADYYLDEYRDNAYKDLAWRHGNIHLSAPCIYSEVMEALELHPGLSFLNLGSGTGYLSTMVGLILGPFGVNHGIELHADVIEYAYQKLDSFIKTSDSFDKFEFCEPSFVVGNCLEIPPESRHYDRVYCGAGVQKEHEEYMKNLLKVGGILVMPLEEKLTKIIRTGPSSWETKKIISVSFAPLVLPKHSPKSKPKTAPLPKYEVRTLQELARICIRHTLRVTTDGGDGQARGRGSSFSVGRGLAAAGLHKYGPRFKRRRVHRRHCNTLMLATRQVVAGGGMAPASLDSNNNQEGRVEDEEAVVERQARRPARGSRRAGRGRLVEEEETVEEEEEEVAERDEEEEEEEEKETGELLRPQPAVNVLRERILGLPLPEPLKMYLLYYREK, from the exons ATGGGAGGAGCTGTTAGTGCCGGCGAGGACAACGACGACCTGATCGACAACCTGAAGGAGGCTTACTACATCCGCACGGACCTGGTGGAGCGAGCTTTCAGAGCCATCGACCGGGCCGACTACTACTTGGATGAATACCGGGACAACGCCTACAAG GACCTTGCCTGGCGCCATGGGAACATCCATCTGTCTGCACCGTGCATCTACTCCGAGGTGATGGAGGCTTTGGAGCTGCATCCCGGCCTCTCCTTCCTCAACCTGGGCAGCGGGACCGGCTACCTCAGCACCATGGTCGGGCTCATTCTGG GACCGTTCGGGGTGAATCACGGAATAGAGCTGCATGCAGATGTGATCGAGTACGCCTACCAGAAGCTGGACTCCTTCATCAAAACCAGTGATAGTTTCGACAA gtttGAGTTCTGTGAGCCGTCCTTTGTGGTGGGTAACTGCCTGGAGATCCCCCCCGAGAGCCGCCACTATGACAGGGTCTACTGTGGCGCCGGGGTGCAGAAGGAACACGAGGAGTACATGAAGAACCTGCTGAAGGTGGGGGGCATCCTGGTGATGCCTCTGGAGGAGAAG CTGACCAAGATCATCCGCACCGGACCGAGCAGCTGGGAGACCAAGAAAATCATCTCTGTGTCTTTTGCTCCCCTGGTTCTGCCTAAACACAGCCCCAAGAGCAAACCCAAGACGGCACCTTTGC CCAAGTACGAGGTGCGGACGTTACAGGAACTGGCCCGCATCTGCATCCGCCACACCCTGCGGGTGACCACAGACGGAGGGGACGGTCAGGCGCGGGGCCGGGGCTCCTCCTTCAGCGTGGGCCGGGGCCTGGCGGCGGCCGGCCTCCACAAGTACGGCCCGCGCTTTAAGCGCCGTCGCGTCCACCGGCGCCACTGCAACACCCTCATGCTCGCCACCCGCCAAGTGGTGGCCGGTGGCGGGATGGCCCCCGCCTCCCTGGACAGCAACAACAACCAAGAGGGGCGAGTGGAGGACGAGGAGGCGGTCGTAGAGCGGCAGGCCAGGCGGCCGGCGAGGGGCAGCAGGAGAGCGGGTAGGGGGAGgctggtggaggaggaggagacggtggaggaagaggaggaggaggtggcggAACgggacgaagaggaggaggaggaggaggagaaggaaacGGGCGAACTGCTGCGACCCCAGCCGGCCGTCAACGTCCTGAGAGAGAGGATCCTGGGGCTGCCGCTGCCCGAGCCGCTCAAAATGTACCTGCTGTACTACCGGGAGAAATGA
- the kif3b gene encoding kinesin-like protein KIF3B — MSKTKSSESVKVVVRCRPMNDKEKASKFEQMVSVDVKLGQIMVRNPREASELPKVFTFDSVYDCNSKQIDLYDETFRPLVDSVLLGFNGTIFAYGQTGTGKTYTMEGVRNDPERRGVIPNSFEHIFTHISRSQNQQYLVRASYLEIYQEEIRDLLSKDQSHRLELRERPDTGVYVKDLSSFVTKSAREIEHVMNVGNQNRSVGSTNMNEHSSRSHAIFVITVECSELGVDGENHIRVGKLNLVDLAGSERQTKTGAQGERLKEATKINLSLSALGNVISALVDGRSSHIPYRDSKLTRLLQDSLGGNARTVMVANIGPASYNVEETLTTLRYANRAKNIKNKPHVNEDPKDALLREFQEEIARLKEQLEKRVGKKKKRRQRRRGGEGSDGEDLEDGETEDDDEGEGGGDYWREQQEKLEREKKAVLEDHSLVAEEKDRLLREKERKMEDLKKEREVGEMLAAKVKAMESKLLVGGKNIVDHTNEQQRMLELRRQEIAEQKRREREMQQQMESRDEETLELKETYSSLQQEVDIKTKKLKKLFSKLQAVKAEIQDIQEEHIKERQEHEQTQNELTRELKLKHLIIENFIPLEDKNKILNRAFFDDEEECWKMKAITRIEDDHQMMSRPPSAVGYRRPLSHHAHIAMRTKPDMRYKAENILLLDMDLPSRTTKEYQEPVIAPKVAAALEDALRDEDEIQVDASGFHSSSGPTLPASASSSLKKPKSGRPRTSKKSSTPTSPFSPCSLASPLYPQSRGLVPK; from the exons ATGTCCAAGACCAAGAGCTCCGAGTCCGTCAAGGTGGTGGTCCGCTGTCGTCCCATGAATGACAAAGAGAAGGCCTCTAAATTTGAACAAATGGTTTCCGTTGATGTCAAACTGGGCCAGATTATGGTCAGGAACCCGCGGGAAGCCAGTGAACTCCCCAAAGTCTTTACTTTTGATTCAGTTTACGACTGTAACTCGAAACAAATAGATCTGTATGACGAAACCTTCCGGCCTCTGGTCGATTCTGTTCTCCTTGGCTTCAATGGGACCATTTTTGCTTACGGCCAAACGGGGACGGGAAAGACGTACACAATGGAGGGAGTGAGAAATGATCCGGAGAGGAGAGGGGTGATCCCCAACTCCTTTGAGCACATATTCACGCACATTTCACGCTCCCAGAACCAGCAGTACCTCGTGAGAGCGTCATATCTGGAAATTTACCAAGAGGAGATCCGGGACCTGCTCTCCAAAGACCAATCCCACCGCCTGGAGCTCCGGGAGCGGCCCGACACGGGTGTGTACGTGAAGGACCTTTCGTCGTTTGTCACCAAGAGCGCGCGGGAGATCGAACACGTGATGAACGTGGGCAACCAGAACCGTTCGGTTGGTTCCACGAACATGAACGAGCACAGCTCGCGCTCTCATGCGATCTTTGTCATCACAGTGGAGTGCAGCGAGTTGGGCGTGGATGGAGAGAACCACATCAGGGTGGGTAAGCTGAACCTGGTGGATTTGGCTGGAAGCGAAAGGCAGACAAAGACCGGCGCTCAAGGCGAGAGACTGAAAGAAGCCACTAAGATAAACCTTTCGCTTTCCGCCCTGGGAAACGTCATATCGGCTCTGGTGGACGGCAGGAGCAGCCACATCCCCTACCGAGATTCCAAACTCACTCGCCTGCTGCAGGACTCCCTGGGGGGAAACGCCCGCACTGTGATGGTCGCCAACATCGGCCCGGCGTCCTACAACGTCGAAGAGACCCTGACCACGCTGCGCTACGCCAACCGGGCCAAGAACATCAAGAATAAGCCGCACGTCAACGAGGACCCCAAAGACGCCCTGCTCAGGGAGTTCCAGGAGGAGATCGCCCGGCTGAAGGAGCAGCTGGAGAAACGCGtggggaagaagaaaaagaggaggcagaggaggaggggaggggaAGGAAGCGACGGAGAAGACCTGGAGGACGGAGAGACGGAGGACGACGACGAAGGAGAAGGAGGCGGCGACTACTGGAGGGAGcagcaggagaagctggagcggGAGAAGAAGGCCGTCCTGGAGGACCACAGTCTGGTGGCCGAGGAGAAGGATCGGCTGCTCAGGGAAAAGGAGAGGAAAATGGAAGActtgaagaaagaaagagaagtcgGTGAAATGCTTGCAGCTAAAGTTAAG GCGATGGAGAGCAAGCTTCTTGTAGGTGGGAAAAATATTGTTGATCACACCAATGAGCAGCAGAGGATGCTGGAGCTGAGGAGGCAGGAGATTGCTGAACAG aaacggagagagagagagatgcagCAGCAGATGGAGAGTCGTGATGAAGAGACTCTGGAGCTGAAGGAGACCTACAGCTCTCTGCAGCAGGAGGTCGACATCAAGACCAAGAAGCTGAAAAAG CTGTTTTCCAAGCTGCAGGCGGTGAAGGCAGAAATTCAGGACATCCAGGAGGAGCACATCAAGGAGCGGCAGGAACACGAACAGACCCAGAACGAGCTTACCAGAGAACTCAAACTCAA ACATCTGATCATTGAAAACTTCATTCCTCTGGAGGACAAGAACAAAATCCTCAACAGGGCTTTCTTCGACGATGAGGAAGAGTGCTGGAAGATGAAGGCCATCACTCGCATTGAGGA CGACCATCAGATGATGTCCCGGCCCCCGTCTGCCGTGGGCTACAGGAGGCCCCTCAGTCACCATGCTCACATCGCCATGAGGACGAAGCCTGACATGAGATACAAA GCTGAAAACATCCTGCTGCTGGACATGGACCTGCCTTCTCGGACCACTAAGGAGTACCAAGAGCCAGTCATCGCTCCAAAGGTGGCAGCAGCCCTAGAGGACGCTCTTAGAGACGAGGATGAGATCCAAGTAGATGCTTCAGGCTTCCACAGCAGCTCGGGACCGACCCTGCCTGCCAGTGCCAGCAGCAGCCTTAAGAAACCAAAGTCTGG TCGACCCAGAACAAGCAAGAAGTCGAGCACGCCGACCTCTCCGTTCAGCCCTTGCAGTCTAGCATCCCCTCTCTACCCACAATCCCGCGGCCTGGTGCCCAAGTGA